A single region of the Caldivirga sp. genome encodes:
- the aprB gene encoding adenylyl-sulfate reductase subunit beta: MPSYVIPAKCTGCGDCVNICPSHIMKFTKSGVFGRKAVNIEPESCWECYNCVKHCPQGAVQIRGYVDFTPLGGSVEVYRDEKTNRVYWTIRYRNGNIKHFVFPIRTKPWNSIKPPNEYPEPPKEFLRTPYLSLEHEKLGGNKLGVELPTYKVPEVIKVEVR, translated from the coding sequence ATGCCATCCTACGTAATCCCAGCAAAGTGTACAGGATGCGGAGACTGCGTCAACATTTGCCCAAGCCACATAATGAAGTTCACCAAGTCAGGCGTATTTGGTAGGAAGGCGGTCAACATTGAGCCTGAGTCATGTTGGGAATGCTACAATTGCGTTAAACACTGTCCACAGGGTGCTGTGCAGATAAGGGGATACGTAGACTTCACGCCACTAGGCGGTTCAGTTGAGGTGTATAGGGATGAGAAGACTAATAGGGTTTACTGGACCATTAGGTATAGGAACGGTAACATTAAGCACTTCGTCTTCCCAATAAGAACAAAGCCGTGGAATTCAATAAAACCCCCTAATGAATACCCTGAACCACCCAAGGAATTCCTAAGGACACCCTACTTATCCCTTGAGCATGAGAAACTAGGCGGCAATAAACTCGGTGTTGAACTCCCCACGTACAAGGTACCTGAGGTGATTAAGGTGGAGGTGAGGTGA
- the aprA gene encoding adenylyl-sulfate reductase subunit alpha gives MVRTRVRQIDSDILIIGGGMAGTGAAWEAKYWCRNCRIVIAEKANINRSGAVAMGLSAINTYLGLRCKENTVEDYVKYVRGDLMGIVREDLVYDYARHVDSTVHLFDEWGLPIWPAPNGCYVREGKWQIMIHGESYKAIVAEAARKAIGDDNILNRVMVTHLLKSSSDPNRVVGALGFNVNDGTIYVFKAKAVIMAAGGGSQIYRPRSQGEGLGRSWYPPWSSASSYGMMIESGAVMTMFEARFVVPRFKDGYGPVGAYQLMLKTRISNVNGQDFWKPHLDEVRKLYSGKGRYVDLPITPTTLRVYAQRLEWINGRGPSLMRTDETVKKGTESEAIAFEDFLDMTISQVAIWAGQNHEPSERPYEVITTEPYVMGSHATECGAWASGPEDLSPRKIDGLPNDRGTQYYWGYNRMTTLDGLFCAGDACGANPHKFSSGSFTEGRLAAKSAVLYLMDHSDEKIDVDKGQVDLMISKLVEPLERWEEGKYSVVTGPSSMHPVDPSKIYWKQGLFRLQKIMDEYAGGWSTMYTTNEWMLNRAIELLQFLKEDFIKYAAARDWHELMRTWELWHRILTAEAVVRHMLFRKETRWPGYYVRADYPALDDENWHVFVNSRYDAKTGEWELWKVPVVHIIEFP, from the coding sequence ATGGTTAGGACAAGGGTTAGGCAGATTGACTCAGACATATTAATAATCGGCGGAGGCATGGCTGGGACAGGCGCTGCCTGGGAGGCTAAGTACTGGTGTAGGAATTGCAGGATAGTGATTGCTGAGAAGGCTAACATAAATAGAAGTGGCGCAGTGGCAATGGGCTTATCAGCAATAAATACCTACCTTGGTTTAAGATGCAAGGAGAACACTGTTGAGGACTACGTGAAGTACGTTAGGGGTGACTTAATGGGTATTGTAAGGGAGGACTTGGTTTACGACTACGCAAGACACGTTGACTCAACAGTGCACTTGTTTGATGAATGGGGGTTACCAATATGGCCAGCGCCTAATGGGTGTTACGTACGTGAGGGTAAGTGGCAAATAATGATTCATGGCGAATCCTATAAGGCTATTGTAGCTGAGGCTGCTAGGAAGGCTATTGGTGATGATAACATATTGAATAGGGTAATGGTAACCCACCTATTAAAGAGCTCCAGTGACCCGAATAGGGTTGTTGGTGCATTGGGCTTCAATGTTAATGACGGCACAATCTACGTCTTTAAGGCTAAGGCGGTTATAATGGCTGCAGGCGGTGGTTCACAGATATATAGACCTAGGTCACAGGGTGAGGGGCTTGGTAGAAGTTGGTACCCACCATGGTCATCAGCCTCATCGTACGGTATGATGATTGAATCTGGTGCAGTTATGACGATGTTTGAGGCTAGGTTCGTAGTGCCCAGGTTTAAGGATGGTTACGGACCCGTGGGTGCTTATCAATTAATGTTGAAGACCAGGATAAGTAACGTAAATGGGCAGGACTTCTGGAAGCCACACTTGGATGAGGTTAGGAAACTCTACAGTGGTAAGGGTAGGTACGTTGACTTACCCATAACCCCAACTACGCTTAGGGTTTACGCTCAACGCTTAGAGTGGATTAACGGCAGGGGGCCAAGCCTAATGAGAACTGATGAAACTGTTAAGAAGGGTACTGAGAGTGAGGCAATCGCCTTCGAGGACTTCCTCGACATGACGATAAGCCAAGTTGCTATTTGGGCTGGGCAGAACCATGAACCCTCTGAAAGGCCATATGAAGTAATAACCACTGAACCATACGTAATGGGTTCACACGCCACTGAGTGTGGTGCATGGGCAAGTGGGCCTGAGGACTTGTCACCAAGGAAAATTGATGGATTACCCAATGATAGGGGGACTCAATATTACTGGGGCTATAATAGGATGACTACCTTAGATGGGTTATTCTGCGCAGGTGATGCATGTGGCGCTAATCCACATAAGTTCAGTAGTGGTTCATTCACCGAGGGTAGGCTTGCAGCCAAGTCAGCGGTGCTGTACCTTATGGATCACAGTGATGAAAAGATTGATGTTGATAAGGGGCAGGTTGACTTAATGATTAGCAAACTGGTGGAGCCCCTGGAGCGTTGGGAGGAGGGTAAGTACAGTGTTGTAACTGGGCCAAGCAGCATGCATCCAGTGGATCCTAGTAAGATTTACTGGAAGCAGGGCTTATTTAGGCTTCAGAAGATAATGGATGAGTACGCCGGCGGCTGGTCAACAATGTACACTACTAATGAATGGATGCTTAATAGGGCTATTGAACTACTGCAATTCCTGAAGGAGGACTTCATTAAGTACGCTGCGGCTCGGGATTGGCATGAATTAATGAGGACCTGGGAGCTTTGGCACAGGATACTGACTGCTGAAGCCGTGGTTAGGCACATGCTCTTCAGGAAGGAGACCAGGTGGCCGGGCTACTACGTTAGGGCGGATTACCCAGCATTGGATGATGAGAATTGGCATGTCTTCGTTAACTCAAGGTACGATGCAAAGACTGGGGAGTGGGAGTTATGGAAAGTCCCCGTGGTGCACATAATAGAGTTCCCGTGA
- the sat gene encoding sulfate adenylyltransferase: MSLKIQTPPPHGGKLVDAVVRDENKAVSMAAGLPVYDIKPTRSIIDGNPIRNVYREVMSIAYGFFSPLDRFMTRNEVESVLKERRLTDGWLFPFPIIFDISEDDLRKLGVKEGDRVLLRLKSQPFAVLDIEEVWKFDPKDIADRTFGTPERNPEVVRRRFDEKHPGWLIYRSMSGLALAGKVHVINEPVFKDPYNRFWYPPAKSREEFRSRGWRTVIAHQTRNVPHTGHEHLMKNAAYMGDIEPCHGILVNAIIGAKRLGDFVDEAILEGHEAVNKYGYISPKRHMVTMTLWDMRYGNPLESLLHGIIRQNMGCTHHMFGRDHAAVGDYYDPYSTQVLWEKGIPSFGLPAPPYDVDKGLKIRPVNIKEFWYCPKCGEIAYSDTCGHADVAQRFSGSFIRGLIAEGIEPPPIIFRPEVYRVIVKWWRVYNYPFVNRKYLELKERELEVDLKPMEVSSRR; encoded by the coding sequence GTGAGCCTAAAGATTCAGACTCCTCCTCCACATGGAGGGAAGTTAGTTGATGCGGTGGTTAGGGATGAGAATAAGGCAGTTAGCATGGCTGCTGGCTTACCGGTATATGATATAAAGCCCACAAGAAGCATTATTGACGGTAACCCCATTAGGAATGTTTACAGGGAAGTAATGTCAATAGCATATGGCTTCTTCAGTCCACTAGACAGATTCATGACTAGGAATGAGGTTGAGAGTGTGCTTAAGGAGAGGAGGCTTACCGATGGTTGGTTATTCCCATTCCCAATAATATTCGACATAAGTGAGGATGATTTAAGGAAACTGGGTGTGAAGGAGGGTGATAGGGTTCTACTTAGGTTGAAGTCACAACCCTTCGCTGTACTTGATATTGAGGAGGTCTGGAAGTTTGACCCTAAGGACATTGCTGATAGGACGTTTGGTACGCCTGAAAGGAACCCTGAGGTTGTGAGGAGGAGGTTTGATGAGAAGCACCCAGGTTGGTTAATATACAGGAGCATGTCTGGCTTGGCCTTAGCTGGTAAGGTACACGTTATTAATGAGCCGGTGTTCAAGGACCCCTACAATAGGTTCTGGTACCCACCAGCAAAATCCCGTGAGGAGTTTAGGAGTAGGGGTTGGAGGACTGTGATAGCTCACCAGACGAGGAACGTACCTCACACTGGTCATGAGCATTTAATGAAGAATGCAGCCTACATGGGTGACATTGAACCCTGCCACGGCATACTTGTTAACGCAATAATAGGGGCTAAGAGACTTGGGGACTTCGTTGATGAGGCGATACTTGAGGGTCACGAGGCCGTTAACAAGTATGGTTACATCAGCCCAAAGAGGCACATGGTTACAATGACCCTCTGGGACATGAGGTATGGTAACCCACTTGAGTCGCTGCTTCATGGGATAATTAGGCAGAACATGGGCTGCACCCACCACATGTTTGGTAGGGATCATGCGGCAGTGGGTGATTACTACGATCCGTATTCAACCCAGGTGCTTTGGGAGAAGGGTATACCGAGCTTCGGTTTACCTGCACCACCTTATGATGTTGATAAGGGACTTAAGATAAGGCCAGTTAATATTAAGGAGTTCTGGTACTGCCCCAAGTGTGGTGAAATAGCGTACAGTGACACATGTGGACACGCTGATGTAGCCCAGAGGTTTAGTGGAAGCTTCATAAGGGGACTCATAGCTGAGGGTATTGAACCACCACCGATAATATTTAGACCAGAGGTTTATAGGGTTATTGTTAAGTGGTGGAGGGTTTACAATTACCCATTTGTTAATAGGAAGTACCTTGAGTTAAAGGAGAGGGAGCTTGAAGTTGACTTGAAACCAATGGAGGTGAGTAGTAGGAGGTGA